A window of the Paenibacillus woosongensis genome harbors these coding sequences:
- a CDS encoding ClpP family protease → MNEQHHKSSYTANDAAEPAPEVPGGEKTAAAVTETIQQLGQTAVPAPGESNVYCLTIIGQIEGHLVLPPQNKTTKYEHLIPQLVAAEQNPRIEGILIILNTVGGDVEAGLAIAEMISSLSKPTVTVVIGGGHSIGVPIAVASDYSYIAESATMTIHPIRMTGLVIGVPQTFEYIEKMQERVVRFVTAHSQISENTFKELMFKTGELNRDIGTAVGGNDAVRNGLIDGIGGIGQGLAKLNELIESRRAGGGLTQ, encoded by the coding sequence ATGAATGAGCAACATCACAAGTCAAGCTATACGGCGAACGACGCAGCGGAGCCTGCACCTGAAGTTCCAGGAGGGGAAAAGACGGCAGCCGCGGTCACCGAAACGATCCAGCAGCTAGGTCAGACCGCAGTGCCTGCGCCCGGGGAATCCAACGTGTATTGCTTGACGATCATAGGACAAATCGAAGGGCATCTTGTGCTGCCTCCGCAGAATAAAACGACCAAATATGAGCATTTGATTCCTCAATTGGTAGCAGCCGAGCAGAACCCTCGCATTGAAGGGATTTTAATTATTCTGAATACAGTAGGCGGTGATGTCGAAGCCGGATTGGCGATTGCGGAAATGATATCTTCGCTGTCCAAGCCGACCGTCACGGTGGTGATCGGCGGCGGACACAGCATCGGTGTGCCGATTGCCGTCGCTTCCGATTATTCGTATATCGCCGAGAGTGCGACGATGACGATTCACCCCATCCGCATGACAGGGCTTGTGATCGGTGTGCCGCAAACGTTCGAGTATATCGAGAAAATGCAAGAGCGCGTCGTGCGATTTGTGACGGCCCACTCGCAAATCTCCGAGAATACGTTCAAGGAGCTCATGTTCAAGACCGGAGAGCTGAACCGTGATATCGGCACGGCTGTAGGAGGGAACGATGCGGTGAGGAACGGGCTGATTGATGGAATCGGCGGAATCGGCCAAGGACTTGCCAAGCTGAATGAACTGATCGAATCGCGGCGTGCGGGAGGAGGACTTACACAATGA
- a CDS encoding YlzJ-like family protein, with protein sequence MTHYTILPQDVYWNWDDQETKDSYTEIELGGVLMQVRMEQDNRATIIRLLRCSLDDYLNPAYTPGQQVTFIPILRKS encoded by the coding sequence ATGACTCATTATACGATTTTGCCGCAAGACGTTTATTGGAACTGGGACGACCAGGAAACGAAAGACAGCTATACGGAAATTGAGCTCGGCGGCGTGTTGATGCAGGTCAGGATGGAGCAGGACAATCGGGCAACGATTATCCGGCTGCTGCGCTGCTCTCTGGACGATTATCTAAATCCGGCCTATACGCCTGGGCAGCAGGTTACGTTTATCCCAATTTTGCGCAAATCATAA
- a CDS encoding ribonuclease J — protein MSKKMNNDKLTIFALGGVAEIGKNMYVVQYANDIVVIDAGLKFPEEDMLGIDIVIPDITYLTENRDKVRGIVLTHGHEDHIGGLPYVLKNLNVPVYGTKLTLGLVENKLKEAGLLGDTKRVLIHADSEVQLGSTLKATFFKTNHSIPDSVGVCIETPEGNVVHTGDFKFDHTPVNDQFADLHRMGEIGKKGVLALLSDSTNAEKPGFTPSEKNVGIVLDDIFRKAQQRVVVATFASNVHRIQQVIDAAYSTDRKLTIIGRSMVNVVTIASELGYLNVPDGILIEPEEVNKMAADRVVILCTGSQGEPMSALTRMARSTHRKVDILPGDTVIIAATPVPGNEKYVGRTIDELFRLGAEVIYSGSNSGVHVSGHGSQEELKLMLNLMRPKFFIPVHGEYRMLRKHALLGESVGVDPDNIFLLDIGEMVEIQNGVARKAGKVPAGNVLIDGLGVGDVGNIVLRDRKLLSQDGILVVVVTLSKQDGTIVSGPDIISRGFVYVRESEGLLEEANRIVSSTLEKLMSENVNEWASLKTNVKDALGRFLYEQTRRRPMILPIIMEV, from the coding sequence TTGTCCAAAAAAATGAATAATGATAAATTGACGATCTTTGCATTGGGCGGCGTAGCGGAAATCGGAAAGAACATGTACGTCGTTCAGTATGCCAATGACATCGTTGTAATTGATGCTGGCCTTAAATTTCCAGAAGAGGACATGCTTGGCATTGACATCGTCATTCCCGATATCACTTACTTGACGGAGAACCGTGACAAAGTAAGAGGCATCGTGCTTACGCACGGGCATGAAGACCATATCGGCGGCTTGCCTTATGTACTCAAAAACTTGAATGTTCCCGTATACGGAACCAAATTAACGTTAGGTCTGGTCGAGAACAAGCTGAAGGAAGCCGGCTTGCTGGGCGATACAAAGCGCGTGCTCATTCATGCCGATTCGGAAGTGCAGCTGGGGTCGACGCTTAAAGCGACATTCTTCAAAACAAATCACAGTATTCCTGATTCGGTTGGGGTGTGCATTGAAACGCCGGAAGGCAACGTAGTTCACACAGGTGACTTCAAATTTGATCATACTCCAGTCAATGATCAATTTGCTGATTTGCACCGCATGGGGGAAATCGGCAAGAAAGGGGTACTAGCGCTTTTATCGGATAGTACGAATGCGGAGAAACCTGGTTTCACACCGTCGGAGAAAAATGTCGGCATCGTCCTGGATGATATCTTCCGCAAGGCTCAGCAGCGTGTCGTTGTTGCTACGTTTGCTTCCAACGTGCACCGGATTCAACAGGTAATCGATGCGGCTTATTCGACGGACCGCAAGCTGACGATTATCGGACGCAGCATGGTTAACGTCGTGACGATTGCTTCGGAGCTCGGATATCTGAACGTCCCTGACGGCATTCTGATCGAGCCGGAAGAAGTAAACAAAATGGCTGCGGACCGCGTCGTCATTTTATGTACAGGCAGCCAAGGCGAGCCGATGTCGGCGTTAACACGCATGGCCCGTTCCACACATCGCAAGGTCGATATTTTGCCTGGGGATACGGTGATCATCGCAGCGACTCCTGTACCTGGTAACGAAAAATACGTGGGACGGACGATCGATGAACTGTTCCGGTTAGGCGCCGAGGTGATTTACAGCGGCTCGAATTCCGGTGTTCACGTATCCGGCCATGGCAGCCAGGAAGAATTGAAATTAATGCTGAATTTGATGCGACCTAAATTTTTCATCCCCGTCCACGGGGAATACCGCATGCTGCGGAAGCATGCACTGCTCGGAGAGTCCGTCGGCGTTGACCCGGATAATATTTTTCTGCTCGATATTGGCGAAATGGTGGAAATCCAGAACGGCGTCGCTCGCAAGGCCGGTAAAGTTCCAGCAGGCAACGTTCTGATTGATGGCCTTGGAGTTGGCGACGTAGGTAATATCGTGCTTCGCGATCGCAAGCTGCTGTCTCAGGACGGCATTCTGGTCGTCGTCGTTACGCTGAGCAAGCAGGATGGAACAATCGTATCCGGTCCGGATATTATTTCCAGAGGTTTCGTATACGTAAGGGAGTCCGAAGGCCTGCTTGAAGAGGCGAACCGAATCGTTTCCAGCACGTTGGAGAAATTAATGAGCGAGAACGTTAACGAATGGGCTTCGCTCAAGACCAATGTCAAGGATGCGCTTGGACGCTTCCTCTATGAGCAAACCCGGCGCAGACCGATGATATTGCCGATCATTATGGAAGTGTAA
- the dapA gene encoding 4-hydroxy-tetrahydrodipicolinate synthase produces MDFGRLITAMVTPFDDQGVIDWEQTARLIDYLIDEQKSDALVICGTTGESPTLSEEEKLSLFEFALKQANGRCKIIAGTGSNNTAESIQLTAKAEKCGVDGVLLVAPYYNKPNQEGLYRHFEAIARSTELPVMLYNVPSRTVIGLTAETTLRLAQLPNVVATKECASLEQVTQIVAGAPEGFKVYSGDDSATLPAMSVGAYGIVSVASHIIGHQMKEMIGAFLDGRVVESAKLHQRLLPVFKGLFECPHPVPNPVAVKYALNQTGFAVGSVRLPLVPPTEAEAAFIRNLLP; encoded by the coding sequence ATGGATTTCGGAAGATTGATTACGGCCATGGTAACTCCTTTCGATGACCAAGGGGTTATCGACTGGGAGCAGACGGCTAGGCTAATTGACTATTTGATCGATGAGCAGAAATCAGATGCTCTGGTCATTTGCGGTACGACGGGGGAATCACCAACACTAAGCGAAGAAGAGAAACTTTCTCTTTTCGAATTTGCCTTGAAGCAAGCCAACGGGCGCTGCAAAATCATTGCCGGCACCGGCAGCAACAATACGGCAGAGTCCATTCAATTGACGGCAAAGGCAGAGAAGTGCGGCGTCGATGGTGTGCTGCTCGTCGCGCCATATTACAATAAGCCCAACCAAGAAGGCTTGTATCGCCATTTCGAAGCGATTGCCCGTTCGACGGAGCTTCCGGTCATGCTGTACAATGTACCAAGCCGTACGGTGATCGGCCTCACGGCTGAAACAACACTGCGCCTGGCCCAACTTCCAAATGTGGTTGCGACTAAAGAATGCGCATCTTTAGAGCAGGTGACCCAAATCGTTGCCGGTGCTCCTGAAGGCTTCAAAGTGTATTCAGGGGACGATTCCGCCACCTTGCCGGCCATGTCTGTCGGCGCCTATGGCATTGTCAGTGTAGCCAGCCATATTATTGGCCATCAGATGAAGGAAATGATCGGAGCATTCTTGGATGGCCGAGTGGTCGAATCCGCCAAATTGCATCAGCGGCTGCTTCCGGTATTCAAAGGGCTGTTCGAATGTCCGCATCCGGTTCCAAACCCGGTTGCCGTTAAATATGCGCTAAACCAAACTGGTTTTGCCGTAGGCTCTGTACGTTTGCCGCTTGTACCGCCTACGGAAGCAGAGGCTGCGTTTATCCGCAATCTGCTCCCTTAA